The Sparus aurata chromosome 14, fSpaAur1.1, whole genome shotgun sequence region GCACAGGCCTGCCCTTGTTGCTAGCTTTTCGGAAAGGTGATTCGGTGCTTGCAGAAATcattttgtttggctgttcagCTAAGTGGATCGATGGAACTGAAAAGGAAGTCAAGGgaagttttttaaaatctgagaTCTCATTTGactaattcatttttttgcctTTGCCTCTTCCCATCTTCTTCCACAAGGTTGATAACGCCAGTGCCATTTGTAACTTTTTAATCAGACATATTCTAATCATAACTGTTTGTGCATCCACAATCCTGAGTCCTACAGTTTCTTCAAACGATGAATACAGACTACCCCCACCTGGTGGTACGGAGAGGTATTTCATGTCAAGCATGTGCAGAATGCTAGTTGTAGTCTTTGTGGTATGTTGAAGTGCAGCTTTTTGAAGACACAGTCGACATAACAGCTAGTTCTTTAATGTGGTGTAATCCTGTACCCGATTTTTCTCCCAAGTTTTGATTGGACACTTCTGTGCACAGACAGGTTTCTGTACCCTGAACCATCGCTTTTGGAGGACAACAAGGGTCTTCTGCGTTATAATTTGTTGAAAGTAGATGTGGAACAAAGCAGGACATAATCTTTTACCTCTAGTTGCTTAatcctctcctcgtcttcgcaCGTACGCCCCTCGTCCACCTCTATCGCCTTCCTCATCACAGAGGCCATTTCATTGATCTTGTCTATGTGTGCTTGCATTTCCTACAGAAACgaaaaacaaatatgtaaataaaatggCAGTGGAAGATGTAAAGTGCGTAAATACCATATCAAAATAGGAGTCATATGTGGACCTCACTGACCGTGGTGTGCTGCTCCTTCAGCTGGGTCACGATGGCTGGGTCGTCCCTCTTGCTAGCCATGAGGAGCCGGAACACCTGCTCCCTGTATTTGGTCATGATGAGCTCTAACGCAGACTGGTGCTCCTCCAACGACGTCCGTAGCTCTGCAGAAAAAGAGTGAGCACAGGCTTAGTTTGTGCAGAAGACAACACTACATGAAGCTCTCACAAGAATGTAAGTCAGCTTCATGTAACCTTGTTGTGATTAGCAACTCCACCCCTCTTATTTGACCATAACACACTATTAGGAATAGTTGTGACCAACAGAGGTCACCGAACAATAAATCGACGAAAGATATCTTATTAACTGCCTACCTTTGTTTTCCTGCTGGAGATCTCTGATCTGGCGGTTTTCCTGTTGGATTCCCAAGACCAGACTAGAACGGGGACGATGTCGCGCAACCTGGTTCAATGAGTCGATCTCCTCCTGGTACTGCAAGCGAGATAAAACACAACCAAATCTCAATGCACAACTGAAAGAGTCAACAGCACAAAACGTTAGATGGTTCATAATTGAAATACAGTTCAGAGCCAGGAACATTGCAAAATGGACCAAGGTCATGTGACAGTGCCACCGTACCTGTTTCATGGCATCCACTCGCTTGTTGAGCGATGTCGTCTGTTCGATTAACATCTCAGCAGCATTGTCATGGTTACGTAGCCTTTCCACCAGCGATTTGGCATCTGACAGGACTTTCTCTAAGGTACAGTTCATGCCTGTGGAAATAAAAAGCCACCATTAAAAGAAACTATGAACAATTAATGTTAACAGAATACCAGTTTTGGTAAAGATGAGTGTGCCCCTTTCCTTATAGGGTGGACAGTGATGGGGTTTGTTGATGGGAATTCTTGCCTATAAATATAACTTGCGAATAGAAAACAGTCTGAACGTGACCAAACAAAGTAGGATTTCATATCATCAAACCTGCCCAGCCCTCACAATTGCCATTTACGAGTCTGCACTTTGTATTTTAATCAGGCTTTAATCTCAGGTCATAACTTTGGCTAGATTGGAGCACATTAGGTCCCATCAAGGTACTCATTGCACTACTTACTGACCTCTGGTGAGGAGGGACGCCAACAGAAATCCCAGCTCCCTATGTGTATATCTTTAAATTGTGCCCAACAATACTTTCTCACGTAAACAATACTAACAGTAATTACTCAGGACAGTGACgaaaatatattacaaaaacaTATGCTTTATCAGAAAgccaaccaaaaaaaacatgtagtaACTTAGCTTGTTGCTAACCCTACCCTCCCTCTCCTTGTCACACCTTGGATGACAGCTGCTGCCAGCTAATTCGCACAAGCTAACATTGCCTTGATAGTGTTATATTTAGTTACTGATACACCATATGCATCTTAGCTGTAGTAAACGTAAAGACAATCACGCACACAAAATTAGTTATCCGGTTATCTGACAAGGAATAATTTGACATTACCAGCAGGACAAACTCAAGTCTTTGCTAACTTATTAGCTGACTTAGCAGACCAAAGCTGTCATGCAAATCCACTTACGGCTCATATTACACATATGCTGGTCAAAAATGGTCGACTGGCATTCAAAATAGCCCTTTCTTATCAACGTTATGAAACATTGAAGAATAAACTGTCTTACCTGGAGAACTCAAGGTGCAAGACATTTCAAGCTTGCAAGCTAGTCCGTTAACTGTTACTTCCTGTTGATGTTtggtagctaacattagctacagGCTAATTAGCCCCCATCAACAGACAACAAGTAGAAGTTTTGATGCAAGCTCAATTTcctttcaaaacacaagaagatGCCTGTAGATACTAACACGTTGATTATACAATCGTTCGCCACAAAGTCAGTTTCGAGATGAATAAAAGTGGCTTCGGCTAACACTAAACGATAATATGCAGAGCAAAGCTTCCAAACTCCCGTCCAATCCCGCGAGATTGTTTTGATATCAAGCCACTCTCGCGACACCGACGGCGATATTTTGTTCAATTACAGAAAATATGGCGGACAGGCTAACACAACTCCAGGACGCTGTGAATTCGGTGAGGGGAATTTAAGAATTTTAAAACGATAACTAGAGAAAAATAACtatgttttgactttttatatCAATTGCAGGTGGTAGCTATCGCGAAGCAGTAGTTCTATTGTGTATTAACCTGCCAACATTGCTACATACTGCGTAGTTTACGACTATGGGCCTGTATCACGACTCTCATCTACAACTCCATGTTGATGTTATTCAGTATGGCACACAGGAACATTTGCTACAGTATATTAGTGATGCAACATTGGAAAGTCGGGGGGCACTCATAGCAAACAGATGGCAGACCGGCAGCATTAACAATGAATGTCCTGCTTGAATGAAAGTGtgatttaaatgttattgttttgtgtgCGTAGCTAGCAGATCAGTTCTGTAATGCCATCGGGGTCCTCCAGCAATGTGCGCCTCCTGCCTCCTTCAGTAACATCCAGACGGCAATCAACAAAGATCAGCCAGCAAACCCGACCGAAGGTGATTTAtgcgttttttattttaatcttttaatatcttatcgttgttgttgttgttgttttacttcTCTATCTTCTCATTGAACATATATTGGGTCTAAACAATGTGGTTCACATCATTGATGTACTTACTCATCCAAtattgactttttaaaaaaatttaaatttaaaaaatgattgaaTTGATGG contains the following coding sequences:
- the fgfr1op2 gene encoding FGFR1 oncogene partner 2 homolog, which codes for MLATKHQQEVTVNGLACKLEMSCTLSSPGMNCTLEKVLSDAKSLVERLRNHDNAAEMLIEQTTSLNKRVDAMKQYQEEIDSLNQVARHRPRSSLVLGIQQENRQIRDLQQENKELRTSLEEHQSALELIMTKYREQVFRLLMASKRDDPAIVTQLKEQHTTEMQAHIDKINEMASVMRKAIEVDEGRTCEDEERIKQLELENSGLRELLGISREAFLILKREDASESTSLSPLLTSADVSLRKS